The following are encoded together in the Brassica napus cultivar Da-Ae chromosome A9, Da-Ae, whole genome shotgun sequence genome:
- the LOC125578465 gene encoding arabinogalactan protein 23 produces MEMKKIACGVIFAAASMTAVMAVEEAGAPAPGPASAASAALPALGSLVGASLVSLFSYYMH; encoded by the coding sequence ATGGAGATGAAAAAGATCGCTTGCGGTGTGATTTTCGCTGCTGCTTCCATGACCGCCGTCATGGCTGTGGAGGAAGCCGGAGCTCCAGCTCCAGGACCCGCATCCGCCGCCTCGGCTGCATTGCCGGCTCTTGGCTCTCTTGTTGGAGCTTCCCTTGTGTCCCTCTTCAGCTACTACATGCATTAA
- the LOC125578200 gene encoding uncharacterized protein LOC125578200 has product MVGETHGYCQMAKENQHLTALQEVDLIAQLRKRKKAQGQRPQPGERRFGDAPEAVYVEPKPPDPSRINQTPTSQTHKHHEKEEERLAYAIEQLRDDAFEWWIQEEGDRWFYKEPTIKTWRALKEVMRYEFAPKITSSEIQELYPRRYPTHGSKEARKDVPKEGHRSLIHQDQIRPNQKPTVFYDQNQPIEVPKTMEEKKFVSQDTLARHKEKPDKLNFQEKAKDDKTGPEVKKDTISKSFLDLKVVHDLSPRNDEISNPKKEEASSQGLKEQEFKEEEPPGVTLVMDQKIVQETMQSMLLKETKPKQYQGKVRTQVIMSLMKGWNIPHVSLDSSPHPLVPNEQQSDSDDKVARRSI; this is encoded by the exons ATGGTAGGAGAAACACACGGCTACTGTCAGATGGCCAAAGAGAACCAACATTTGACAGCTTTGCAAGAGGTTGATCTGATTGCACAGctgaggaaaagaaagaaggCACAAGGCCAACGTCCACAGCCAGGAGAAAGGAGATTTGGAGATGCTCCAGAGGCTGTCTATGtcgagcccaagccaccagatccttcaaggATCAATCAAACCCCAACTTCTCAAACCCACAAACATCAT gaaaaagag GAAGAGAGGCTTGCTTATGCCATTGAACAACTTAGAGATGATGCCTTTGAATGGTGGATACAAGAAGAAGGTGATAGATGGTTTTACAAGGAGCCAACTATCAAAACATGGAGAGCTCTTAAGGAAGTCATGAGATATGAGTTTGCACCAAAGATTACAAGTTCTGAAATCCAGGAACTATATCCAAGGAGGTATCCAACTCATGGTTCCAAAGAAGCAAGAAAAGATGTACCAAAAGAAGGTCATAGAAGCTTGATCCATCAAGACCAGATTCGGCCAAACCAGAAGCCCACGGTTTTCTATGATCAAAACCAACCTATTGAGGTCCCAAAGACCATGGAGGAGAAGAAGTTTGTCAGCCAAGACACATTGGCCAGACACAAAGAAAAACCAGACAAACtgaattttcaagaaaaggccaag gatgataagaCAGGTCCTGAAGTCAAGAAAGACACGATCTCAAAGTCCTTTTTGGATTTAAAAGTTGTTCATGATTTAAGTCCAAGGAATGATGAGATTTCAAacccaaagaaagaagaggcatcaagccaag GACTTAAGGAGCAAgaatttaaagaagaagaaccaccagGCGTGACTCTTGTGATGGACCAGAAGATTGTTCAAGAGACAATGCAGTCCATGTTGCttaaagaaacaaaaccaaaacaataccaAGGTAAG GTGAGGACTCAAGTGATCATGTCACTGATGAAAGGGTGGAATATACCACATGTCAGCCTTGACTCTTCTCCTCATCCTCTCGTTCCCAACGAACAACAAAG TGATAGTGATGACAAAGTAGCTAGAAGAAGCATCTAA
- the LOC111212435 gene encoding serine/threonine-protein kinase ZRK7-like — translation MLCLSSRKKEKKKKKEINLQKNESLFLEELIASSGGKYNPIRTFSSRQILQATDNFNMSNAICEDRFVWYKGTIENITVLIKNYNEESLTMIPDNIYRDIAVSSMMSSHKNVLKLLGCCLEFPTPVLVCEYPENGALTDMHAGEGIKPLAWNVRLKIAREIADAVTYLHTQFPRIIINRDLKLKNIFLDENWTAKLTSFSLSIPIPEGESCVIDIICGTTPHVEPEYTATGFVTENVNVYSLGSMTLSLLIGKSWFIYHPYEDYSYKRLTDYVEECLGQGMFTKLIDPSMLNSVDDNVPDHSRVQMEAFVELALRCLGLRPGEDKPRMIDVAKELKHIEKQT, via the exons ATGTTGTGTTTGTCAAgtaggaagaaggagaagaagaaaaaaaaggagatcAATCTCCAGAAGAACGAGAGCTTATTTCTGGAGGAACTCATAGCATCTTCAGGAGGTAAATACAATCCTATCCGTACGTTTTCTTCCCGCCAGATCCTTCAAGCTACAGACAACTTCAACATGAGCAACGCAATCTGTGAAGACAGATTCGTGTGGTACAAAGGTACGATAGAAAACATAACCGTGCTGATCAAGAACTACAATGAAGAAAGCTTAACGATGATCCCTGACAATATATACCGTGACATAGCAGTCTCATCGATGATGAGTAGCCACAAGAATGTTCTCAAGCTATTAGGGTGTTGTCTAGAGTTTCCTACCCCGGTTCTCGTGTGTGA taCCCTGAAAATGGTGCTCTTACTGATATGCATGCAGGGGAAGGCATCAAGCCATTGGCTTGGAACGTGAGGTTGAAGATAGCCCGTGAGATTGCAGATGCTGTGACGTATCTTCATACTCAGTTCCCTAGGATTATAATCAATAGGGACTTAAAGCTTAAGAATATTTTCTTGGACGAGAATTGGACTGCTAAGCTCACTTCTTTCAGCCTCAGCATTCCTATTCCAGAGGGAGAGTCATGTGTAATTGACATCATTTGCGGGACAACGCCACATGTCGAACCCGAATATACGGCAACAGGTTTTGTCACTGAGAATGTTAATGTTTATAGCCTTGGATCCATGACGCTCAGTCTTTTGATAGGAAAGTCTTGGTTCATTTATCATCCGTATGAAGATTACAGTTACAAGCGGCTAACTGATTATGTTGAGGAGTGCTTGGGGCAAGGAATGTTCACCAAACTGATAGACCCATCCATGTTAAACAGCGTGGATGACAATGTTCCTGATCATTCAAGAGTGCAAATGGAAGCATTTGTTGAACTTGCTTTGAGATGTCTTGGATTAAGACCAGGAGAAGACAAGCCTCGCATGATAGATGTTGCAAAGGAACTGAAACATATAGAGAAACAGACCTGA
- the LOC125578466 gene encoding serine/threonine-protein kinase ZRK1-like, with the protein MEFWRRRKEKGKARECFLKTGSMFLKKLIADCNGISNPIRMFSFDQISKATDDPRCSILDGSSDFTWYKGVIEGKPYSIKIYRMEEMAYNDVVLSARVSNHSGFPKLIGCCLEYPLPVLVFEDLDDYKILNERGSVGCEDAPLLPWNVRLKIAKEVAIAITYLHTAFPRIIIHRNIKAENVFLDKNGKAKLTDFSLAVTLPEGKSWIETKWSGTCGYIDSGYVLTVLVSEYTDVFSFGILMLVLLIGRPGGLLISDGRWNIPSNISECVKDLQERGEPVEPVQMKLFLDLALRCCDRSSGYQPKMIVVAKEIMLIEKVPLDSQMLENVSEDGQITH; encoded by the coding sequence ATGGAAttttggaggaggaggaaggagaAGGGCAAGGCGAGGGAATGCTTCCTCAAGACCGGAAGCATGTTTCTTAAGAAACTCATAGCTGACTGCAACGGCATTTCAAACCCTATCAGAATGTTCTCTTTCGATCAAATCTCCAAGGCTACAGATGATCCCAGGTGTTCTATCCTTGATGGTTCATCAGACTTCACCTGGTACAAGGGCGTCATCGAAGGCAAACCTTACTCGATCAAGATATATAGAATGGAAGAGATGGCTTACAACGATGTTGTCTTGTCAGCTCGGGTAAGTAATCACAGTGGTTTCCCCAAACTCATAGGTTGTTGTCTCGAATATCCTCTTCCGGTGTTGGTGTTTGAAGATCTAGACGACTATAAAATTTTGAACGAGAGAGGAAGTGTTGGCTGCGAGGACGCGCCTTTGTTGCCGTGGAATGTTCGTCTAAAGATTGCGAAAGAGGTTGCGATTGCTATAACGTATCTTCACACAGCTTTCCCTAGAATCATTATACACAGAAACATAAAAGCAGAGAATGTTTTCTTGGATAAGAATGGGAAGGCTAAGCTCACTGATTTCTCGCTTGCCGTAACACTCCCCGAGGGTAAATCGTGGATAGAAACTAAATGGAGTGGAACTTGCGGATACATAGATTCTGGTTATGTCTTGACGGTCTTGGTGTCAGAGTATACAGATGTGTTCAGTTTTGGAATCCTTATGCTGGTTCTTCTGATTGGAAGACCAGGAGGTTTGCTAATATCAGATGGCCGGTGGAATATTCCTTCTAATATTTCTGAATGTGTGAAGGATCTGCAGGAGAGAGGAGAACCTGTTGAACCTGTTCAGATGAAGTTGTTTCTCGATCTGGCATTGAGATGTTGCGACCGGAGCAGTGGATACCAGCCAAAGATGATCGTGGTGGCAAAAGAGATTATGCTCATAGAAAAAGTACCACTCGATTCTCAGATGCTGGAAAATGTGTCTGAAGATGGTCAGATTACACATTGA